The following are encoded in a window of Lactobacillus acidophilus genomic DNA:
- the glmU gene encoding bifunctional UDP-N-acetylglucosamine diphosphorylase/glucosamine-1-phosphate N-acetyltransferase GlmU, with amino-acid sequence MEKYVVVLAAGKGTRMKSKLYKVLHKVCGKTMVEHVVDAASGVEPTEIVTVVGTGAGDVEKVLADKSKFVFQEKQLGTGDAVMTAKEVLGDKDGATLVVTGDTPLFTTDTFNELFKYHTEKGNAATVLTAEAPNPFGYGRIIRDEQGNVLRIVEQKDGNPEELKVKEINTGVFCFDNKKLFEALKHVDNNNAQGEYYLTDVLEILRNSGENVGAYKMPDFSESLGVNDRIALAQATKIMQRRINEEHMRNGVSFIDPDTAYIDADVKIGNDTVIEGNVVIKGNTEIGSECYITSGSRIIDSKIGNNVTVTSSTIEKSEMEDNTDIGPNSHLRPKALIKKGAHIGNFVEVKKAEIGENTKVGHLTYVGDATLGKDINIGCGTIFSNYDGVKKFHTNVGDHAFIGAGSTLIAPINVADHAFIAADSTITKDVDKYDMAIARGRQVNKPDYWHKLPLSKNED; translated from the coding sequence ATGGAAAAATACGTAGTTGTTCTTGCTGCAGGCAAGGGTACACGAATGAAGTCTAAATTGTATAAGGTTTTGCATAAAGTTTGCGGTAAGACTATGGTTGAACATGTCGTAGATGCTGCAAGTGGTGTTGAGCCTACTGAAATTGTTACTGTTGTAGGTACTGGTGCTGGCGATGTGGAAAAAGTTTTGGCTGACAAGTCAAAATTCGTTTTCCAAGAAAAGCAACTCGGTACCGGTGATGCCGTGATGACTGCTAAAGAAGTCTTAGGTGACAAAGATGGTGCAACATTAGTAGTTACTGGTGATACTCCATTATTTACTACTGATACTTTCAATGAATTGTTTAAGTATCATACAGAAAAAGGCAATGCAGCTACTGTTTTAACTGCTGAAGCTCCAAATCCATTTGGTTATGGTCGAATTATTCGTGATGAGCAAGGCAATGTTTTAAGAATTGTTGAACAAAAAGACGGTAATCCAGAAGAATTAAAGGTTAAGGAAATTAACACTGGTGTATTTTGCTTTGATAATAAAAAGTTATTTGAAGCATTAAAACATGTTGATAATAATAACGCTCAAGGTGAGTACTACTTGACTGATGTTCTTGAAATTTTGCGTAATAGTGGTGAAAATGTCGGTGCATATAAGATGCCTGATTTTAGTGAAAGCTTAGGTGTTAATGATCGTATCGCTTTAGCCCAAGCTACTAAGATTATGCAAAGAAGAATTAATGAAGAACATATGCGTAATGGTGTTTCATTCATTGATCCAGATACTGCCTATATTGATGCTGACGTAAAAATTGGTAATGATACAGTAATTGAAGGTAATGTTGTTATTAAGGGTAACACTGAAATTGGCAGTGAATGTTACATTACAAGCGGCTCAAGAATTATTGATTCAAAGATCGGTAACAATGTTACTGTAACTTCTTCAACCATTGAAAAATCAGAAATGGAAGATAATACTGATATCGGTCCTAATTCACACCTTCGTCCAAAGGCTCTTATTAAGAAGGGAGCACATATTGGTAACTTCGTTGAAGTTAAGAAGGCTGAAATTGGTGAAAATACTAAGGTTGGACACTTAACTTATGTTGGGGATGCAACTTTGGGTAAGGATATTAATATCGGTTGTGGTACTATTTTCTCTAACTATGATGGTGTTAAGAAGTTCCATACTAATGTTGGTGATCATGCATTTATCGGTGCTGGTTCAACTTTGATTGCCCCAATTAATGTAGCTGATCATGCATTTATCGCAGCTGACTCTACTATTACTAAGGATGTAGACAAATACGACATGGCAATTGCTCGTGGACGTCAAGTTAATAAGCCTGATTACTGGCATAAATTACCACTTTCAAAAAATGAAGATTAA
- the purR gene encoding pur operon repressor: protein MKRSERLVDMTKYLMERPHTLIALPFFAKRYGAAKSSISEDLAILKHTLASNQDGILETVAGAAGGVRYIPFLGKSHAEDYLSDLTARIEDPSRILAGGFVYLSDILGNTQDLRRIGELVATHYAYEEIDAVMTVETKGIALAQAIARYLDVPFVTARKRSKVTEGATVSVNYISSSLSRVSKMELPTRALKKGSKVLIVDDFMKGGGTLTGMEELVKEFEGTIAGVCVLCEADFDNEKLINNYLSLVKISEIDTTQKIISAEPGNFLDETDFDRF, encoded by the coding sequence ATGAAACGTTCAGAAAGACTAGTGGACATGACCAAATATTTGATGGAACGTCCTCATACATTAATTGCACTACCTTTCTTTGCTAAACGCTATGGCGCTGCTAAATCATCAATTTCAGAAGATTTGGCAATTTTAAAGCATACACTTGCTAGCAATCAAGATGGGATTCTAGAAACTGTTGCAGGAGCAGCAGGTGGTGTACGTTATATCCCATTTTTGGGTAAAAGTCATGCAGAAGATTATTTGTCAGATTTAACAGCAAGAATTGAAGATCCAAGTCGTATTTTGGCCGGTGGCTTTGTTTATTTATCAGATATTTTAGGTAATACACAAGATTTACGTAGAATTGGTGAATTAGTTGCTACTCATTATGCTTATGAAGAAATAGATGCTGTCATGACCGTTGAGACTAAAGGTATTGCCTTAGCACAAGCTATTGCACGTTATTTGGATGTGCCTTTTGTTACCGCAAGAAAACGTTCAAAGGTTACTGAAGGTGCGACTGTCTCAGTTAACTATATTTCATCCTCATTATCACGAGTTTCTAAGATGGAATTGCCAACACGTGCATTGAAAAAAGGCTCAAAAGTTTTAATCGTTGACGACTTTATGAAAGGCGGCGGCACTTTGACAGGTATGGAAGAGCTTGTTAAAGAATTTGAAGGAACTATTGCTGGCGTTTGTGTACTTTGTGAAGCTGATTTTGACAATGAAAAATTGATTAATAATTATCTTTCATTAGTGAAAATTAGTGAAATTGATACTACACAGAAGATTATTTCCGCTGAACCGGGAAACTTCTTGGATGAAACTGATTTTGACCGTTTTTAA
- a CDS encoding Veg family protein, whose translation MPTSIITIKQKLDSHLGDTITVVAQAGRKKVTKRRGILRETFPAVFVVDLDQHQNNFKHVSYSYTDLLTKNIALEFDDEAEEAEA comes from the coding sequence GTGCCAACATCAATTATTACAATAAAGCAGAAGTTGGATTCTCACTTAGGTGATACCATAACAGTAGTAGCTCAAGCGGGTCGTAAGAAAGTTACAAAAAGACGTGGAATTTTAAGAGAAACATTCCCTGCAGTCTTTGTGGTTGATTTAGATCAACATCAAAATAATTTTAAACATGTTTCTTACAGTTATACAGATTTATTAACTAAGAATATTGCATTAGAGTTTGATGATGAGGCTGAAGAGGCCGAAGCTTAA
- the rsmA gene encoding 16S rRNA (adenine(1518)-N(6)/adenine(1519)-N(6))-dimethyltransferase RsmA, with translation MANNIPIGSPVRTKAIINRYFVKAKKNLGQNFLVDQDAILGIVEAADIQPGDQVIEIGPGIGSLTEQLLLAGAKVFAYEVDDSLPEILHNELPKKIGEQSLNDRFKLLLKDVLKADFQNDLAGFFDMKQPIKVVANLPYYITTPIIFALSESDLHFSSLTLMMQKEVAERLEAKPGNKEYGPLTISVQTEMNVKIALEVKSTSFMPRPKVDSSVVVLTPLQERPKIENRKHFIWVVKMCFSQRRKTLNNNLKALIPNAKEREALISKLGVDPRVRPEDLTIDQFIEIARNIPAK, from the coding sequence ATGGCAAATAATATTCCAATTGGTTCACCCGTTAGAACTAAGGCAATTATTAATCGCTATTTTGTAAAAGCTAAGAAAAATTTGGGTCAAAACTTTTTAGTTGATCAAGATGCAATCTTAGGGATTGTTGAGGCAGCTGATATTCAACCAGGAGATCAAGTAATTGAAATTGGTCCAGGGATTGGCTCTTTAACGGAACAGCTTCTTTTGGCTGGTGCTAAGGTTTTTGCATATGAAGTTGATGATAGCTTACCTGAAATTTTGCATAATGAATTGCCTAAAAAGATTGGCGAACAGTCATTAAATGATCGTTTTAAACTTTTGTTAAAAGATGTTCTTAAGGCAGATTTTCAAAATGACTTAGCGGGATTTTTCGATATGAAACAGCCAATTAAGGTAGTAGCTAATTTACCATATTACATTACTACTCCCATTATCTTCGCTTTATCTGAATCTGATTTGCATTTTTCTAGTTTGACATTAATGATGCAAAAAGAAGTGGCAGAAAGATTAGAAGCCAAACCAGGTAATAAAGAATATGGTCCTTTAACAATTTCTGTTCAAACAGAAATGAATGTCAAAATTGCGCTTGAAGTTAAGAGTACATCATTTATGCCTCGTCCTAAGGTGGATTCCAGTGTTGTGGTTTTAACACCACTTCAAGAAAGACCCAAGATTGAAAACCGTAAACACTTTATTTGGGTAGTTAAGATGTGCTTCTCTCAGAGAAGAAAAACATTAAATAACAACTTAAAGGCTTTGATTCCAAATGCTAAAGAGCGTGAAGCTTTAATTAGTAAATTGGGAGTTGATCCAAGAGTTAGACCAGAAGATTTAACAATTGATCAATTTATTGAAATAGCTAGAAATATACCAGCCAAGTAG